In the genome of Corynebacterium glucuronolyticum DSM 44120, the window CGGATACACCCATGTACGGCCGGATGGTGCGAATAGACGGGTTGGAGTATCGGAAGCCTGCCTTCGGCGGACCCTTGCAACTCAACATGCACCCGTGTGCCCAAGGCGGGGCCGTGCGTCTTGCCCGGATGCAACTCGGCATGCCCATCGACCCCTCACCGCCCGGATAACCCCCCACACCAAAAAGCCCGAGCACACACTCGGGCCATTCGGCATGCCCATATCCGTTACGGAATTACAACATGTTGGTAACAATTGGGTTCCGGGAAACCGTCACCTGGTGTTATCGCATGAGGTTCATGTGAAAGCTGTTATGTTGGAAGAATGCGCCTTGTTTCCACTCTGGCGCGAGTGAGTCTCGCAGCCGTTTCCCTAATTGCCACATCGGCTTTTGCCGTCGTCCCCACCGCCACTGCGGAGCCACTGCAGGAAGAAAACCTGCTTAACTACGAGTGGAAATACGATATTGGCTCTCAGATCATGGCCCTTAAGCAAGGTGGCGTCTTGCATCGCGCGCCCAACTCTTTCTTCAACGCCCCCGATATTCCGCAGGAAGCCAGGGACGCGGAGGCACGTGGGAGGGCCCTGTTCGGCCCCGGAACCCCAATCTTCGTGCACGCTTTTGATGGCACGCCGCAGAATTTGTGCACGCTTGGCATCGTAGGTTTCGATGCCAAGGGGCGCGGTATAGGAATCACAGCCGCTCACTGTGGCCAGTTCGGTCAGAAGGTGTCGTCGGCGGATGCACAGTCCATCGCGCCCATGGGCACCATTGTCGGTGGGAATAAAGCCCGTGATTACTCCGTCATTGTGTTTGACACGAAGAAGGCGGAGCTGTCCCGCACTTACGACGGCGTTACCGTAAACAGCCTGTCCGGCAGGGCCAATGATGGCGAGCGGATCTGCAAGAAAGGCGTGGGCACCGGCATGACGTGTGGTTTGAACCTCATAACGTCAGAGTCGGTGAGCTTCTCCCAGGTGTGCGCTACTCGTGGCGATTCGGGCGCGCCAATCCTGCGTGGCGACCAGCTCGTCGGCTTCATGTCCGGTGGCATGGATATTGCACCTGGCATTGACACGTCGTGTCGTACACCACTGCAGGGTTTCCTTCACTCCCCGTCGATCGTGACAACCAGCGAGCAGGTCCTTGCTGATCTCAACGAACATGAGGATTACCCCGGCTACGGGCTCCGCTTGCCGTAAAACAGAAAAAGGCCGTGGTTCCATAGAAGGGGCCACGGCCTTTTTGGGTGTTAACGCAGTGCGCGTAGCACGTCGGCGTGTAGCAGCCCATTGGTGGCAACAGCGCTGCCGCCGTAGGGACCGGGCTCCCCGTCGAGGGAGGTAAACGTGCCGCCTGCTTCGCGGACGAGGATGTCGAGGGCCGCGAGGTCCCAGAGGTTTACCTCAGGTTCGGTGGCGATGTCGATGGCACCCTCGGCGACAAGGCAGTAGGACCAGAAGTCGCCGTAGCCGCGGATTCGCCAGACGGCGTCGGTGAGGTCGACAAATTTTTCTCTGAGCCCGCGGTCCGCCCATCCAGAGAGGGAGGAAAAGCCGAGGGAGGCGTCGGCAAGTGTGGAGACCTTGGACACGTGGAGGGGCGATCCGTTGAGGAATGCGCCACCACCGTCCGTCGCCCACCACCGGCGGGAGAGTGCAGGGGCGGAGACCACGCCGAGGACGGGGGTGTGGCCGTCGCAGAGGGCAATAAGGGTGGCCCAGATCGGCACTCCGCGGACGAAGCTCTTCGTGCCGTCGATGGGGTCGATGACCCACTGGCGGCCGGTGGTGGCGGGCGTGCCGCCGTATTCTTCGCCGAGGATGTCGTCGTCTGGGCGCTCTCGCTCGATGATG includes:
- a CDS encoding S1 family peptidase; this encodes MRLVSTLARVSLAAVSLIATSAFAVVPTATAEPLQEENLLNYEWKYDIGSQIMALKQGGVLHRAPNSFFNAPDIPQEARDAEARGRALFGPGTPIFVHAFDGTPQNLCTLGIVGFDAKGRGIGITAAHCGQFGQKVSSADAQSIAPMGTIVGGNKARDYSVIVFDTKKAELSRTYDGVTVNSLSGRANDGERICKKGVGTGMTCGLNLITSESVSFSQVCATRGDSGAPILRGDQLVGFMSGGMDIAPGIDTSCRTPLQGFLHSPSIVTTSEQVLADLNEHEDYPGYGLRLP
- the hisN gene encoding histidinol-phosphatase encodes the protein MLKQDLALAISLAEAADAITLDRFQAQDLNVATKPDLTPVSDADLAVEKTLRGIIERERPDDDILGEEYGGTPATTGRQWVIDPIDGTKSFVRGVPIWATLIALCDGHTPVLGVVSAPALSRRWWATDGGGAFLNGSPLHVSKVSTLADASLGFSSLSGWADRGLREKFVDLTDAVWRIRGYGDFWSYCLVAEGAIDIATEPEVNLWDLAALDILVREAGGTFTSLDGEPGPYGGSAVATNGLLHADVLRALR